One Amblyomma americanum isolate KBUSLIRL-KWMA chromosome 8, ASM5285725v1, whole genome shotgun sequence DNA window includes the following coding sequences:
- the LOC144100293 gene encoding uncharacterized protein LOC144100293, with amino-acid sequence MWSSNWETMSGTLRITAFVFFIAGAALHTPAAEAMRFSPAEETARYSPAEEAARYSPTEEAARYSPAEEAARYSPANEAARYSPAKEAARYSPAQEAARYSPAKEAARYSPAKEAARYSPAEEAARYSPAEEAARYSPAKEAARYSPAEEAARYSPAEEAARYSPAKEAARYSPAKEAARYSPAEEAARYSPAEEAARYSPAEEAARYTPAKEAARYSPAKESARYSPAKEAARYSPAEEAARYSPAKEAARYSPAKEAARYSPAKEAARYSPAEEAARYSPAKEAARYSPAKEAARYSPAEEAARYSPAKEAAR; translated from the coding sequence GAGCGGCCCTTCACACTCCAGCGGCTGAAGCAATGCGGTTCTCTCCAGCCGAGGAAACAGCGCGCTACTCTCCAGCTGAGGAAGCAGCACGGTACTCTCCAACTGAGGAAGCTGCCCGGTACTCTCCAGCCGAGGAAGCAGCCCGGTACTCTCCAGCCAATGAAGCAGCCCGGTACTCTCCAGCCAAGGAAGCTGCGCGGTACTCTCCAGCTCAGGAAGCAGCCCGTTACTCTCCAGCCAAGGAAGCAGCCCGGTACTCTCCAGCCAAGGAAGCAGCCCGGTACTCACCAGCCGAGGAAGCAGCCAGGTACTCTCCAGCCGAGGAAGCAGCGCGGTACTCTCCAGCCAAGGAAGCAGCCCGGTACTCACCAGCCGAGGAAGCAGCCAGGTACTCTCCAGCCGAGGAAGCAGCGCGGTACTCTCCAGCCAAGGAAGCAGCGCGGTACTCTCCAGCCAAGGAAGCAGCGCGGTACTCTCCAGCCGAGGAAGCAGCCCGGTACTCTCCAGCTGAGGAAGCTGCGCGGTACTCTCCAGCTGAGGAAGCAGCGCGGTACACTCCAGCCAAGGAAGCAGCCCGGTACTCTCCAGCCAAGGAATCAGCCCGGTACTCTCCAGCCAAGGAAGCTGCGCGGTACTCTCCAGCTGAGGAAGCAGCGCGGTACTCTCCAGCCAAGGAAGCAGCCCGGTACTCTCCAGCCAAGGAAGCAGCCCGGTACTCTCCAGCCAAGGAAGCAGCCCGGTACTCTCCAGCCGAGGAAGCAGCGCGGTACTCTCCAGCCAAGGAAGCAGCCCGGTACTCTCCAGCCAAGGAAGCTGCGCGGTACTCTCCAGCTGAGGAAGCAGCGCGGTATTCTCCAGCCAAGGAAGCAGCCCGGTAG